The DNA window CCCATCGACCTGCCGCTGGCCGTCGAGGAAGAGGCGTAGCGTCCAACAAAACTGTTCCATCCAGCCGCCCTCGGCGGCCAAAGGCGATGCATGCCTGGTTTTGTTGGGTGCTCGGTCTAGCCCCGCCGCGGCGAGGGAACCTTTCGTTTGCCCGCTTCGTCGGACGGGTATACCAGAGGCACACACCGCTTTGACGTGAGGAGTCTCGGGACAGTGAACAAGCTGCGCAACACCCTTCTTGCCTTCGGCGTCGCCTGCGGCGTTCTTTCGAGCCTCCCCGCCTGGGCCGGTCAGCTCAAGGACGGGATCGCCGCGGTCGAGCGCAGGGACTTCGGCCGCGCCCGCGACGTGCTCGAGAGCTACACCAAGCGCTTCCCCGACGATCCGCGCCCCTACTACTACCTGGCCAAGTGCTACGAGAGCTGGTTCCAGGTCTCCAAGGTCGACGAGGCCCTGCGCAGTTACCGCGTCCTCAACGAGAAGCGCACCCGCGTCCTCTTGACCCTGGACGGGGCCGAGGCGGTCCCGGTCTACCGCGCCATGCTCCAGGACGATCCCTCGGACGTGGCGGCGCGCATGCTGCTGGTCGCCTCCCTCTTGCAGAACCGCGTCCCGATGATGGCCCTGGCCGAGCTGCAGGTGCTGCCCAGGGACGCCGTTCCCGCGGGCCTGGAGGACGTCTACCAGGCCATGTGGGGCACCCTTTACCAGATGCAGGGCAACTACGAGCAGGCCCGGGCCGCCTTCAAGGAGTGCTGGCGCCTCAACATCAACAACCCCCTGCCCGTGGTCAGGCTGGCCGAGATCGATCGCCAGGAGCGCGAGCGGTTCCAGAAGCAGTCGGCGGAGGTGGTGTTCGACCAGTCCGAGAAGGCCGACCGCCGCAGCTTCGACCTGACCTTCAAGCTGGGCAAGGACCTGCTCGAGGAGGGCAACTACCCGGGCGCCATCGACGCCCTGGCCCAGGCGCTCGTCATCAAGGCCGATCACCCCGAGACCAAGCGCCTGATGGGCGTCGCCAAGCAGAAGGGGGCCGAGGACAGCTACCAGAAAGGCCTGGCCTTCCTCAGGGAGCAGAAGTACTCGGCCGCTTACGAGTCCTTCATGGACGCCCTCAAGTTCGATCCCCAGTTCGCAAAGGCCCAGTTCGCGGCCCAGGACGCCAAGATCAAGGCCGACGCCCAGGAGCGCGAGGCGGGGAACCAGTAAGCTCAGCTAAAAGGCGAGGGCCCCGGCGGTTGATACCGCCGGGGCCCTCGATTTTTTCTACTTGTCGCGCTCGGTCGTCGCGGCGAGGACCGCGTGGGCCGCGGCCAGGCGCGCGATGGGGACCCGGTAGGGCGAGCAGCTCACGTAGTCGAGGCCGATCGCGTCGGCGAACTCGACCGAGCTGGGATCCCCGCCGTGCTCGCCGCAGATGCCCAGCTTGAGGCCGGGGCGGACCCGGCGGCCCTTGCTCACGGCCATCTTCATCAGCTCGCCGACCCCTTCCTGGTCCAGGGTCTCGAAGGGGTTGTCCAGCAGGATCTTGCGCTCCAGGTAGGTGGTGAGGAACTTGCCCTCGGCATCGTCGCGCGAGTAGCCGAAGGTCATCTGCGTCAGGTCGTTGGTCCCGAACGAGAAGAACTCGGCGTGCTCGGCGATCTGGTCGGCCGTCAGCGCCGCGCGGGGGATCTCGATCATGGTCCCGAAGGCGTACGCCACCTTGACGCCCAGGCGCGCCATGGTGGCCTCGGCGACCTCCTCCAGGTGCGTCTTGGCGGCCACGAGCTCGTTCACGTGCCCGACCAGGGGGATCATGATCTCGGGATAGACCTCGACGCCCTGCTTGGCGAGCATGCAGGCGGCTTCCATGATGGCCTGGACCTGCATCTCGTTGATCTCGGGGAAGGTCAGCCCCAGGCGGCAGCCGCGCAGGCCCATCATGGGGTTGGCCTCGTGGAGGTTGTTCACCTTCTTGAGCAGGGTTTCCTTGCTGGGCAGCTCGGGGTTCTTGGGGTCGGTCGCCTTCAGGACTGCGACCTCGCAGGCGAGCGCGACCTGGTTGGGCAGGAACTCGTGGAGGGGGGGATCCAGGAGGCGGATGGTGACCGGGCAGCCGGCCATGGCCTCGAAGATGCCGCGGAAGTCGTCGCGCTGGAAGGGCAGCAGCTCGGAAAGGGCCGCTCGGCGCTCCGCCTCGGTCTCGGCGAGGATCATGCGCTGCATCACCGGCAGGCGGTCGCTCTGCATGAACATGTGCTCGGTGCGGCAGAGGCCGATGCCCTGGGCGCCGAACTCGCGGGCCTTGGCGGCGTCCTCGGGGGTGTCGGCGTTGGTGCGCACCGCAAGCCGGCGCACGGCGTCGGCCCACTCCATCAGCTGGCGGAACTCGGGGGTCAGCTCGGGCTCGATCATGGGCACCTCGCCCGCGATGACCTCGCCGGTCGAGCCGTTGATCGAGACGACGTCGCCCTCGACGAAGCGGCGGCCCGCCGCCTCGAAGGCCCTGGCCTCCAGGTCCACCTTGAGGTTCTCGCAGCCGGCCACGCAGGGCTTGCCCATGCCGCGGGCGACCACCGCCGCGTGGCTGGTCATGCCGCCGCGGCTGGTGAGCACGCCCTGGGCCTGGATCATGCCGTGGATGTCGTCGGGGCAGGTCTCGACCCGCACCAGGATGACGCGCTCGCCTTCCTTTCCGAGGCGCTCGGCGTCGTCGGCGTCGAAGACCACCTTGCCGGTGGCGGCCCCGGGGCTCGCGGGCAGGCCCTTGGCCAGCACGTCGAGGACGGCCGAGGGGTCGATCCGGCGGTGCAGCAGCTCGTTGAGCTTGCAGGCCTCCACCCTGGAGAGGGCTTCCTCGCGCGAGATGACGCCCTCCTCGGCC is part of the Pantanalinema sp. genome and encodes:
- a CDS encoding tetratricopeptide repeat protein, whose amino-acid sequence is MNKLRNTLLAFGVACGVLSSLPAWAGQLKDGIAAVERRDFGRARDVLESYTKRFPDDPRPYYYLAKCYESWFQVSKVDEALRSYRVLNEKRTRVLLTLDGAEAVPVYRAMLQDDPSDVAARMLLVASLLQNRVPMMALAELQVLPRDAVPAGLEDVYQAMWGTLYQMQGNYEQARAAFKECWRLNINNPLPVVRLAEIDRQERERFQKQSAEVVFDQSEKADRRSFDLTFKLGKDLLEEGNYPGAIDALAQALVIKADHPETKRLMGVAKQKGAEDSYQKGLAFLREQKYSAAYESFMDALKFDPQFAKAQFAAQDAKIKADAQEREAGNQ
- the ppdK gene encoding pyruvate, phosphate dikinase → MTTKDLAADPATKPIYLFEEGDATMRDLLGGKGANLAEMTRAGLPVPPGFTITTRVCNQYEANGSRLPEGLVEGVTKALATVEEKVAKRFGDPENPLLVSVRSGAKFSMPGMMDTILNLGLNDRTVQGVIAQTGNPRFAYDAYRRFIAMFSNVVLDLKLHHFEAKLEQFKHRDGVTEDTALSTETLQEVVAAYKAMVLKELGKPFPEDPHAQLTMAIEAVFRSWGNPRAITYRNHNKIAHDLGTAVNVQSMVFGNMGEDSGTGVAFTRNPSTGENVLYGEYLLNAQGEDVVAGLRTPQPIATLEASLPEVYAQFVAIARRLEGHYRDMQDLEFTIERGKLYMLQTRNGKRTAQASVKIAVDLAEEGVISREEALSRVEACKLNELLHRRIDPSAVLDVLAKGLPASPGAATGKVVFDADDAERLGKEGERVILVRVETCPDDIHGMIQAQGVLTSRGGMTSHAAVVARGMGKPCVAGCENLKVDLEARAFEAAGRRFVEGDVVSINGSTGEVIAGEVPMIEPELTPEFRQLMEWADAVRRLAVRTNADTPEDAAKAREFGAQGIGLCRTEHMFMQSDRLPVMQRMILAETEAERRAALSELLPFQRDDFRGIFEAMAGCPVTIRLLDPPLHEFLPNQVALACEVAVLKATDPKNPELPSKETLLKKVNNLHEANPMMGLRGCRLGLTFPEINEMQVQAIMEAACMLAKQGVEVYPEIMIPLVGHVNELVAAKTHLEEVAEATMARLGVKVAYAFGTMIEIPRAALTADQIAEHAEFFSFGTNDLTQMTFGYSRDDAEGKFLTTYLERKILLDNPFETLDQEGVGELMKMAVSKGRRVRPGLKLGICGEHGGDPSSVEFADAIGLDYVSCSPYRVPIARLAAAHAVLAATTERDK